A part of Mustela erminea isolate mMusErm1 chromosome 9, mMusErm1.Pri, whole genome shotgun sequence genomic DNA contains:
- the LOC116599896 gene encoding olfactory receptor 4P4-like: protein MENQNNVTEFLFMGLWGNKHMELLFFFFFLLCYLVILMGNFLILFTITCSHLIEQPMYYFLCHLSLMDLGYTSTVVPRLIRDLVTARKNISYNNCMTQLFTAHLLAGVEIFILVSMALDRYVAIVKPLHYMVLMNRRRCNMLIFMAWGVGFWHSGALLLVVLHLPFCGPNQIDHYICDVKPLLKLVCKDIHVVNILMIANSGMVVVAVFLVLVASYILILYNLRTYSSVGRRKALSTCSSHVMVVILFFVPCIYIYVLPAGSENKDKEVSVFYTVIAPMLNPLIYTLRNMEMKIAMGKVWSKMIHSKFW, encoded by the coding sequence ATGGAAAATCAGAACAACGTCACAGAAtttcttttcatgggtctgtggGGAAATAAGCACATGGAGctactgttctttttcttcttcctgctttgttatTTGGTAATCTTAATGGGAAATTTTCTCATCTTATTCACAATCACCTGCAGCCATCTAATCGAACAACCAATGTACTATTTTCTATGTCACCTTTCCCTCATGGATCTCGGCTACACCTCCACGGTGGTCCCCAGGCTAATCAGGGACTTGGTCACAGCAAGAAAAAACATTTCCTATAACAACTGTATGACCCAGCTCTTCACTGCCCACTTGCTGGCGGGTGTGGAGATATTCATCTTGGTGTCCATGGCTTTAGACCGCTACGTTGCCATTGTCAAGCCCCTGCACTACATGGTCCTCATGAACCGGCGGAGGTGTAACATGTTGATCTTCATGGCCTGGGGTGTGGGTTTTTGGCACTCTGGCGCTCTACTGCTGGTAGTACTCCATTTACCTTTCTGTGGTCCTAATCAGATCGATCACTACATATGTGATGTGAAGCCTCTCTTAAAACTGGTGTGCAAAGACATTCATGTTGTTAATATCTTAATGATTGCAAACTCAGGAATGGTGGTGGTTGCTGTCTTTCTTGTCCTGGTGGCTTCTTACATTCTCATATTATACAATCTTAGGACATACTCTTCTGTAGGGAGACGCAAAGCTCTTTCAACCTGCAGCTCTCATGTAATGGTTGTCATCTTATTCTTTGTGCCTTGTATCTATATTTATGTTCTACCTGCCGGAAGTGAGAACAAGGATAAGGAAGTCTCTGTGTTTTACACTGTGATTGCCCCCATGCTGAATCCTCTCATCTACACCCTGAGAAACATGGAGATGAAAATCGCCATGGGGAAGGTGTGGTCTAAAATGATACATTCAAAATTCTggtag